The Polaribacter sp. HaHaR_3_91 genomic sequence AACATAACTATGAATTAAATGCTCTAATTTTTGATGAAGAAATTACTTCAGAAATATCAAAAGAATTTAATGAAAGAAAAAATTTAGCCACCAAAATAACTTTAGAAGATTTCTTAAACAGATCTAACAAACAAAAAACACTTGAACGTCTTGCTAGATTTTTAAGCCCTTTATTATAAACTATCTATGACACTTCAAAATTTTCGTATTTTTTTTAACAGTGAATTATCAACGATCTATCCAAAAACAGAAATTGATTCTTTCTTTTTTATGTTGATAGAAGTAAAACTGAACCTACAAAGAATCGATACCGTTTTAAAACCAGACTTTTTAATTGATGAAAGTATTTTATCAGAATTAAAAAATATTGTAAAAAGACTTCAAAAAGAAGAACCTATTCAGTATATTTTAGGAGAAACTGAGTTTTATAGTTTACCATTTTTAGTAGATGAAAATACCTTAATACCAAGACCGGAAACAGAAGAACTAGTAGAATGGGTTATCAATGAAATTCAAGAAATAAGAAGTAAAAATCAAGACAATAAATTAAATATTCTTGATGTAGGAACAGGTACAGGTTGCATTCCTATTTCTTTGGCTAAGAACTTAAATAACGTTTCTATTTCTGCTATAGATGTTTCTTTAGAAGCTTTAAAAAAAGCAAAGCAAAATGCAGTTTTAAATAAAGTTGACATTACTTTCTTAGAAATAGATATTTTAAAAGCTAAAGAATTGCCTAAAAAGTATGACTTCATAATTTCTAATCCTCCTTATGTTAGAGAATTAGAAAAGATAGAAATAAACAATAATGTATTACAAAACGAACCACATCTTGCCCTTTTTGTTGATGACGAAAACC encodes the following:
- the prmC gene encoding peptide chain release factor N(5)-glutamine methyltransferase — encoded protein: MTLQNFRIFFNSELSTIYPKTEIDSFFFMLIEVKLNLQRIDTVLKPDFLIDESILSELKNIVKRLQKEEPIQYILGETEFYSLPFLVDENTLIPRPETEELVEWVINEIQEIRSKNQDNKLNILDVGTGTGCIPISLAKNLNNVSISAIDVSLEALKKAKQNAVLNKVDITFLEIDILKAKELPKKYDFIISNPPYVRELEKIEINNNVLQNEPHLALFVDDENPLIFYKKIADLAKQDLTKNGLLFFEINQYLGKETVDMLHQKGFKNIELKKDFSGNDRMIKATY